The Gemmata palustris genome includes a region encoding these proteins:
- a CDS encoding response regulator produces the protein MRTASFLALALVLALVLDGRAVAQPKGPVLKPLELYERFRTTMDEGKFDVAGIFLDEFLKSNPTDADLLEIERKYGTTVFQTLRTVPKYSDDPATEKKIRANIEELNKRGQAVATKQLYSKERVFKYINNLGKTYEEKVFAQQELKRTGDYAIPFLVDAIRTNPGPDLYTGILETIPVLEGATMAGWVAALDGLAPDRQYGVLTEMAKRRDVLSLLQVAQTDFTPHLWRILSRPRSANPTLYDLAEQLVNKIVPGTKADTKRPEAELTALARKFYDHKARYSGARTNSDGTPARVPLWVIVQRGAVPELTKLPEVPIGQAEEYFGLRYARWALDAKPDYAPAQGLVLALASERAVERAKGGNLAVAEPAAYKLLADAPSQVLIELLSNGLTEKRTALVLAMVQVLGDRADREAATAPAGAGNKPSLLVRALGYPDHAVQFAAATALLRSPVPVPAATKPAIVEALRRAAATDPGKVGESKGTVLMADSSKFRADANTVLLRGLGYEVEHFTTGRDLIRRIARASDFDLIFIDHHTPNPELIDLVSQLATDTRTAARPTFVIASADKPKVPTFDQLLLRTSALIAATENDIIAMPAPFVVDPRYTAIEQADMRKKSQESRDKVFRSAAAVRTSRLQRVTDTLPLTLTESQKRLMDLRIQLMTYAILAAEFPISPESTPETVAELERIRKQIDLQPPSAAYGTTLATRDLMKLIERFELDVAKSKIAQERYDFFRSRVDSEDVGITFETFRDPAIEARLARTLKSYPAVKIIPEPYSRLALEAEFKTLFADPMMVPRDAAVKKADARTAIDFIRQMAVGDLPGYEIKTVEGELRDAVVLNPDPDLASAAIDALERFKSATAQQALLQLATKKIGTTPIALRRKAADAVIRHVRTNGNAATPELIAEVTDQSNADITPDAELRAKFLTLKGMIAFKGEDFTNQLKGYNPPIVPAEPKKEPEKKEQEQKEPEKKDPDQNPPPQ, from the coding sequence GTGAGAACCGCTTCGTTCCTCGCACTCGCCTTGGTTCTCGCGCTGGTGCTCGACGGGCGCGCGGTCGCGCAGCCCAAAGGCCCAGTGCTCAAACCGCTCGAACTCTACGAGCGGTTCCGCACCACGATGGACGAAGGGAAGTTCGACGTCGCGGGGATTTTCCTCGACGAGTTTCTCAAGAGCAACCCGACCGACGCGGACCTCCTCGAAATCGAGCGCAAGTACGGGACGACCGTGTTCCAGACGCTCCGAACCGTGCCCAAATACTCCGACGACCCCGCGACCGAGAAGAAGATCCGGGCCAACATCGAAGAACTGAACAAGCGCGGGCAGGCGGTCGCCACCAAGCAGCTCTACTCTAAAGAGCGCGTCTTCAAGTACATCAACAACCTGGGCAAGACTTACGAAGAGAAGGTGTTCGCCCAGCAAGAGTTGAAGCGCACGGGCGACTACGCGATCCCGTTCCTGGTGGACGCGATCCGCACCAACCCCGGTCCGGACCTGTACACCGGCATCCTCGAGACCATTCCGGTCCTCGAGGGTGCAACGATGGCCGGATGGGTCGCGGCCCTCGACGGGCTCGCCCCGGACCGGCAGTACGGCGTGCTCACCGAAATGGCCAAGCGCCGCGACGTGCTGAGCCTGCTCCAGGTCGCGCAAACGGACTTCACGCCGCACCTGTGGCGCATCCTGTCGCGGCCCCGGTCCGCGAACCCGACGCTGTACGATCTCGCGGAACAACTCGTCAACAAGATCGTCCCGGGCACCAAAGCGGACACGAAGCGCCCGGAAGCGGAACTCACCGCGCTCGCCCGCAAGTTCTACGACCACAAGGCGCGCTACTCGGGCGCGCGAACGAACTCCGATGGCACCCCGGCGCGGGTGCCACTTTGGGTGATCGTTCAGCGCGGCGCGGTGCCGGAACTCACCAAGTTGCCGGAAGTCCCCATCGGCCAAGCGGAAGAGTATTTCGGGCTGCGGTACGCGCGCTGGGCGCTGGACGCGAAGCCCGACTACGCCCCCGCTCAGGGGTTGGTACTGGCGCTCGCGTCCGAACGCGCCGTGGAACGGGCGAAGGGGGGCAACCTCGCGGTCGCGGAACCGGCCGCGTACAAACTGCTCGCCGATGCCCCCTCACAGGTACTCATTGAACTGCTCTCGAACGGGCTGACCGAGAAGCGCACGGCACTCGTGCTCGCGATGGTTCAGGTGCTGGGCGACCGGGCCGACCGCGAGGCCGCGACCGCGCCCGCCGGGGCCGGGAACAAGCCCTCGCTCCTCGTCCGTGCATTGGGCTACCCGGACCACGCGGTCCAGTTCGCGGCGGCCACCGCGCTGCTCCGTTCGCCGGTTCCAGTCCCGGCCGCGACGAAACCCGCCATTGTTGAAGCACTGCGACGTGCGGCCGCGACCGACCCAGGGAAAGTGGGCGAGTCGAAGGGCACCGTGCTGATGGCCGATTCCAGCAAGTTCCGGGCTGATGCTAATACTGTCCTCCTGCGAGGCTTGGGCTACGAGGTGGAACACTTCACCACCGGGCGCGACCTGATCCGGCGGATCGCCCGCGCCTCGGACTTCGACCTGATCTTCATCGACCACCACACGCCGAACCCGGAACTGATCGATCTAGTGTCGCAGCTCGCGACCGACACCCGCACCGCCGCGCGGCCGACGTTCGTGATCGCGTCCGCGGACAAGCCGAAAGTGCCGACGTTCGACCAACTCCTGCTCCGCACCTCGGCCCTCATCGCCGCGACCGAGAACGACATCATCGCGATGCCGGCGCCGTTCGTGGTCGACCCGCGGTACACCGCGATCGAACAAGCCGACATGCGAAAGAAGAGCCAGGAGTCCCGTGACAAAGTGTTCCGCAGTGCCGCGGCCGTCCGCACGTCCCGCCTCCAGCGCGTCACGGACACGCTCCCGCTCACACTCACCGAGAGCCAGAAGCGGCTGATGGACCTCCGCATTCAGCTCATGACCTACGCGATCCTGGCGGCCGAGTTCCCGATCTCGCCCGAATCCACACCGGAAACGGTCGCGGAACTCGAACGCATCCGCAAGCAGATCGACCTCCAACCGCCGTCCGCGGCGTATGGGACCACCCTGGCGACGCGGGATCTCATGAAGCTGATCGAGCGGTTCGAGTTGGACGTCGCGAAATCCAAGATCGCGCAGGAGCGCTACGACTTCTTCCGCTCGCGGGTCGATTCCGAGGACGTCGGCATCACCTTTGAAACGTTCCGCGACCCGGCGATCGAGGCCCGCCTCGCGCGCACACTGAAGAGCTACCCCGCGGTGAAGATCATCCCGGAACCGTACTCGCGGCTCGCGCTCGAAGCGGAATTCAAAACGCTCTTCGCCGACCCGATGATGGTCCCGCGCGACGCCGCCGTGAAAAAGGCCGATGCGCGGACCGCGATCGACTTCATCCGGCAAATGGCAGTCGGCGACCTGCCCGGCTACGAAATCAAAACGGTCGAAGGGGAACTCCGAGACGCGGTGGTCCTCAACCCCGACCCGGACCTCGCTTCCGCCGCGATCGATGCCCTGGAGCGCTTCAAATCGGCCACCGCGCAGCAGGCGCTGCTCCAACTCGCGACCAAGAAAATCGGTACCACCCCGATCGCTCTGCGCCGGAAAGCCGCCGACGCAGTGATTCGCCACGTTCGCACGAACGGCAACGCCGCGACGCCCGAACTGATCGCCGAGGTGACCGATCAGTCGAACGCGGACATCACCCCGGACGCCGAGCTTCGTGCCAAATTCTTGACGCTGAAGGGTATGATCGCGTTTAAGGGTGAGGACTTCACCAACCAATTGAAGGGCTACAACCCGCCGATCGTCCCCGCGGAGCCGAAAAAGGAGCCCGAGAAGAAAGAACAGGAGCAAAAGGAACCTGAAAAGAAAGACCCCGACCAGAACCCACCCCCACAGTGA
- a CDS encoding DUF1559 domain-containing protein, translating to MRSHRSAFTLIELLVVIAIIAILIGLLLPAVQKVREAAARMSCQNNLKQIGLANMNYESANQKFLPGVSQAGGCCAGTWIIPILPYLEQQSLFSIAPTFGAANYGSNPTVIATRLKMMTCPSDTATTWNGGSGVLHNYVLNAGNTSLYQQNIPYNCTGGTTIGSGSCVSFGGAPFGFYGDASNVTNDNDAGYAKTGQQYTIASISDGTSNTLAVAEILQAPTQGADIRGYVWWGGSAGFTTFQLPNSSSSTDVVAGGACGSNNTALYPCTTTSSGTLPRQLVARSRHTGGVNVALCDGSVRMVSNSIDLPTWRAAGTSQGGETLPLQ from the coding sequence ATGCGTTCTCATCGAAGTGCGTTCACGCTGATCGAACTGCTCGTGGTCATCGCCATCATCGCCATCCTGATCGGGCTGCTTCTGCCGGCCGTGCAGAAGGTCCGCGAGGCCGCCGCCCGCATGAGTTGCCAGAACAACCTCAAGCAGATCGGACTGGCGAACATGAACTACGAAAGCGCCAACCAGAAGTTCCTACCCGGAGTCAGCCAGGCCGGTGGGTGTTGCGCCGGCACTTGGATCATCCCGATACTGCCGTACCTCGAACAGCAGAGCCTGTTCAGCATCGCGCCCACTTTTGGGGCCGCCAACTACGGGTCCAATCCCACTGTCATTGCCACCCGCCTCAAAATGATGACCTGCCCCAGCGACACCGCCACCACCTGGAACGGCGGGTCCGGTGTCCTGCACAATTACGTTCTCAATGCCGGTAACACGAGCCTGTACCAGCAGAACATCCCCTACAACTGCACCGGCGGCACCACCATCGGCTCCGGAAGTTGCGTCAGCTTCGGTGGCGCGCCCTTCGGTTTCTATGGCGACGCCTCCAACGTCACCAATGACAACGACGCCGGCTATGCCAAAACCGGGCAGCAATACACCATCGCCAGCATCTCCGACGGTACCAGCAACACGCTCGCGGTGGCCGAAATTCTGCAAGCACCGACCCAAGGGGCGGACATCCGTGGTTACGTCTGGTGGGGCGGCTCTGCGGGCTTCACCACGTTTCAACTGCCGAACAGCAGCAGTTCCACCGACGTCGTCGCCGGCGGCGCCTGCGGCAGCAACAACACGGCCCTCTACCCTTGCACCACGACGAGCTCCGGCACGCTCCCCCGGCAACTCGTCGCCCGCTCGCGGCACACGGGCGGCGTAAACGTGGCACTCTGCGACGGCAGCGTGCGCATGGTGAGCAACAGCATTGACCTGCCGACCTGGCGCGCCGCCGGAACTTCGCAAGGGGGCGAAACGCTGCCGTTGCAGTAA
- a CDS encoding NAD-dependent epimerase/dehydratase family protein has protein sequence MPQRVLVTGGLGYLGSVACEHFLAAGYEVTALDNLMYGAGQGLFHLCANPAFDFIKGDVRDESVMRNAIKGVDAIVHLAGIVGASACDRDPALAKSVNLESVRLLNRLRSPNQLVVFPNTNSGYGATTGSALCTEDTPLEPISLYGRTKCEAERTLLDSPNAVTFRLATVFGLSPRMRLDLLVNHFVYSAVKDGYIVLFEKDFKRNFVHVRDVADCFLHALVNGSKMSGRPYNLGLDSANLSKEQLALAVKKQVPKFYIHFAAIGEDPDKRNYIVSSARLKEAGFEAKRSLEDGIRELIKGYRMMGRGPYQNAG, from the coding sequence GTGCCGCAGCGCGTTCTCGTAACCGGCGGACTCGGCTACCTCGGCAGTGTCGCGTGCGAACACTTCCTCGCGGCCGGGTACGAGGTGACCGCCCTCGATAACCTCATGTACGGAGCGGGGCAGGGGTTGTTTCACCTCTGCGCCAACCCCGCGTTCGATTTCATCAAGGGCGACGTCCGCGACGAGAGCGTGATGCGCAACGCCATTAAAGGCGTGGACGCGATCGTTCACCTGGCGGGGATCGTGGGCGCTTCGGCGTGCGACCGCGATCCGGCATTGGCCAAGTCCGTGAACCTGGAATCGGTGCGGCTCCTGAACCGCCTCCGCAGCCCGAACCAGCTCGTCGTGTTCCCCAACACGAACAGCGGGTACGGCGCCACCACCGGGTCCGCGCTCTGCACCGAAGACACACCGCTCGAACCGATCTCGCTGTACGGCCGAACGAAGTGTGAGGCCGAACGCACGCTGCTCGACAGCCCGAACGCCGTGACGTTCCGGCTCGCGACCGTTTTCGGGCTCTCGCCGCGCATGCGGCTCGATCTGCTCGTCAACCACTTCGTGTATTCGGCCGTCAAGGATGGCTACATCGTCCTCTTCGAGAAGGACTTCAAGCGCAACTTCGTTCACGTCCGGGACGTGGCTGACTGCTTCCTGCACGCACTGGTGAACGGCTCGAAAATGTCCGGCCGACCCTACAACCTCGGGCTGGACTCCGCGAACCTCTCGAAAGAGCAACTCGCACTTGCCGTGAAGAAGCAGGTGCCCAAGTTCTACATCCACTTCGCGGCGATCGGCGAAGACCCGGACAAGCGCAACTACATCGTGTCGAGCGCGCGGCTCAAGGAGGCCGGGTTCGAGGCCAAGCGCTCGCTGGAAGACGGCATTCGCGAACTGATTAAGGGCTACCGGATGATGGGCCGGGGGCCGTACCAGAACGCCGGGTGA
- a CDS encoding glycosyltransferase family 2 protein: MHDRVSRRRRRRRNPYAGLIHLLNKRYHDEWQRAELLQNDLNGLQGSKFAKAAEWLRVQLRRFIPHPAIVPKFITEKAEPYRGPETTVPDARVSLIIPFRDRPELLRNCLRSLRRSTFRNTEIVLVDNGSESPRTGRLLASIGARQNVRLVSCPGPFNFSLLCNAGVARATGDHLLFLNNDTEVFTRDWIERLLLLAADPAVGAVGATLLYPDRTIQHAGLFPRSDGTWVHPYRGHPEDEPGADGELRIVRTVPAVTAACMLVRRDVFEDVGGFDENLPLSLNDADLCRRIRAKGRSIVVTPHVRMFHYEGLSRGFTVDPTMA; this comes from the coding sequence ATGCACGATCGCGTATCCCGTCGGCGGCGCCGGCGGCGGAACCCGTATGCCGGGCTGATCCACCTGCTGAACAAGCGGTACCACGACGAGTGGCAGCGCGCGGAACTCCTTCAGAACGACCTGAACGGGTTGCAGGGGTCCAAGTTCGCGAAGGCCGCGGAGTGGCTCCGCGTGCAACTGCGGCGGTTCATCCCGCACCCCGCGATCGTTCCGAAGTTCATCACCGAGAAGGCCGAGCCGTACCGCGGGCCGGAAACGACGGTGCCGGACGCCCGGGTGAGCCTCATCATCCCGTTCCGCGATCGCCCCGAATTGCTGCGGAACTGCTTGCGGAGCCTGCGCCGGAGCACGTTCCGCAACACCGAGATCGTGCTCGTCGATAACGGGAGCGAAAGCCCGCGGACCGGGCGCTTGCTGGCCAGCATCGGGGCGCGCCAGAACGTGCGCCTCGTGAGCTGTCCCGGGCCGTTCAACTTCTCGCTCCTGTGTAACGCGGGTGTCGCGCGGGCGACCGGCGATCACCTCCTGTTCCTCAACAACGACACCGAGGTGTTCACGCGCGACTGGATCGAGCGCCTCCTGCTGTTGGCGGCCGATCCCGCGGTGGGCGCTGTGGGTGCGACGCTGCTGTATCCGGACCGCACCATTCAGCACGCGGGCCTGTTCCCACGCAGCGACGGCACCTGGGTTCACCCCTACCGTGGCCACCCGGAAGATGAACCCGGTGCGGACGGCGAACTGCGGATCGTGCGGACCGTTCCCGCGGTGACGGCTGCCTGTATGCTCGTGCGCCGAGATGTGTTCGAGGACGTGGGCGGGTTCGACGAGAACCTCCCGCTCTCGCTCAACGACGCGGACCTGTGCCGCCGGATTCGCGCGAAGGGGCGGTCGATTGTTGTGACCCCGCACGTGCGGATGTTCCACTACGAGGGGCTGAGCCGCGGGTTCACCGTCGACCCGACGATGGCCTGA
- a CDS encoding glycosyltransferase family 2 protein codes for MRPSFSLIVPTRGRGEKLRRFLDSVARTAYHPERIEVVLVVDADDPASLVEHPKLSVRPVVVPPGLTMGALNSAGFEATTGDYVMLLNDDVIVRTPGWDAIALNCFHRFPDPFVLVHVNDTLMRDHLCTFPLTSRAFCELVGGICPPEYARYRIDDHIEDVFNLLAVLGTQRVVYLPDVVFEHDNAVHHPEAGLVYMSDPVILALDAPRFDTLLPKRKELALRVRAAIEARTDPESERVRRATLEAVTLSFDIRTPGRQLVVRTPWWMASWEAVRNALAALGRARHKSARGIIQALRKRLPGRPILTPREQPG; via the coding sequence ATGCGACCGAGTTTCTCACTCATCGTCCCGACCCGCGGGCGCGGCGAAAAGCTTCGCCGGTTCCTCGACAGCGTGGCGCGGACCGCGTACCACCCGGAGCGGATCGAAGTCGTGCTCGTGGTGGACGCGGACGACCCGGCGAGCCTCGTTGAGCATCCTAAACTGAGCGTGCGCCCCGTCGTTGTGCCACCGGGCTTAACGATGGGCGCGCTGAACAGTGCCGGGTTCGAGGCGACCACCGGCGACTATGTGATGCTGCTCAACGACGACGTGATTGTGCGGACCCCCGGATGGGACGCGATCGCGTTGAACTGTTTCCACCGGTTCCCCGATCCGTTCGTGTTGGTCCACGTCAACGATACGCTGATGCGGGACCACCTTTGCACGTTCCCGCTCACCTCGCGTGCATTTTGCGAACTGGTCGGGGGGATTTGCCCGCCCGAGTACGCGCGTTACCGGATCGACGACCATATTGAAGATGTGTTCAACCTGTTGGCCGTGCTCGGTACCCAGCGCGTCGTGTATTTGCCGGACGTGGTGTTCGAGCACGACAACGCGGTTCACCACCCCGAAGCCGGTTTGGTGTACATGTCCGATCCCGTGATTCTGGCTCTGGACGCGCCGCGGTTCGATACGCTGCTTCCGAAGCGTAAAGAACTCGCGCTTCGCGTGCGTGCGGCGATTGAAGCGCGGACCGATCCCGAGAGTGAACGGGTGCGACGCGCGACACTCGAGGCCGTGACGTTGTCGTTCGATATTCGCACCCCCGGCCGGCAACTCGTCGTGCGAACCCCTTGGTGGATGGCATCTTGGGAAGCTGTGCGAAACGCTTTGGCCGCGCTCGGACGCGCCCGACACAAGAGCGCACGAGGAATCATTCAGGCGCTCCGGAAGCGACTCCCCGGCCGGCCGATCTTGACACCGCGCGAACAACCGGGCTAG
- a CDS encoding glycosyltransferase produces MSVTVFAQTAFRFGAIRSLVTLFWCVRLIVGLIRQTGRVMPAVRFAHSRNFQSQVMAPRRAELAFLTSVPFTYGQNPWVIEIEDATTLFYPFIQNGQTAGLDVQRSPYFATVKALLEAENCRGIVTHMRSTADMIPALFRSETIARKVTYAPLGVQLPDEWQTHDEDGTVNLLFTNSWHQNRDSFFLRGGLDVLEAFDVLRRRYPQLRLTIRSGLPRLDERYYRILESGWVRVIDRFLPVERMTELQRESHIYLLPAARIHIVSVLQAMSYGQAVVVSDGWGMDEYVEHGRTGLIVPGRYGQVSWADHEAGVLRENYGPMYTADKKVVDGLIESVSLLIEQRAVRRRLGHAARADVQTRFTPHQWNTALKNAFDKARG; encoded by the coding sequence ATGTCGGTGACCGTGTTCGCACAGACGGCATTCCGGTTCGGGGCGATTCGCAGTCTCGTTACGCTGTTTTGGTGCGTGCGGCTGATTGTCGGGCTGATTCGCCAAACGGGTCGCGTGATGCCGGCGGTGCGGTTCGCGCACTCCCGGAACTTCCAGTCACAGGTCATGGCGCCGCGGCGGGCGGAACTCGCCTTTCTGACGAGCGTGCCCTTCACCTATGGTCAGAACCCGTGGGTGATCGAAATCGAGGACGCGACGACGCTGTTCTACCCGTTCATTCAGAACGGCCAGACGGCCGGGCTGGATGTCCAGCGATCGCCGTACTTCGCTACCGTCAAGGCGCTGCTCGAAGCAGAGAACTGCCGCGGGATCGTGACGCACATGCGGTCCACGGCGGACATGATTCCCGCGCTGTTCCGTAGCGAAACGATCGCCCGGAAGGTGACGTATGCTCCGCTCGGCGTCCAACTGCCGGACGAGTGGCAAACGCACGACGAAGACGGCACGGTGAACCTACTGTTCACCAATTCCTGGCACCAGAATCGTGACAGCTTCTTCCTTCGCGGTGGGTTGGATGTGCTGGAAGCGTTCGACGTGCTTCGCAGACGCTACCCGCAACTTCGGCTCACGATCCGTTCCGGCCTTCCGCGGCTCGACGAGCGCTACTACCGCATTCTGGAATCGGGCTGGGTTCGAGTGATCGACCGGTTCCTCCCCGTCGAGCGGATGACAGAGCTTCAGCGCGAATCGCACATCTATTTGCTCCCGGCCGCGCGCATTCACATCGTGTCGGTTCTCCAAGCAATGTCTTACGGGCAGGCGGTGGTGGTTTCCGACGGATGGGGAATGGACGAGTACGTCGAGCACGGGCGCACGGGGCTGATCGTTCCCGGTCGATACGGGCAGGTATCGTGGGCCGACCACGAGGCCGGTGTGCTCCGCGAGAACTACGGTCCGATGTACACAGCGGACAAGAAAGTGGTCGACGGGTTGATCGAATCGGTGTCGCTGTTGATCGAGCAGCGCGCGGTACGCCGGCGGCTCGGACACGCGGCCCGCGCGGACGTGCAGACGCGATTCACCCCCCATCAGTGGAACACCGCTCTCAAAAACGCCTTCGATAAGGCCCGCGGGTGA
- a CDS encoding UDP-galactopyranose/dTDP-fucopyranose mutase family protein: MLDDVDLLVCGAGPVGCVIAERAATVLGWKVLVVDRRAHIAGNCHDSPASNGVLVHNYGPHYFRTNDEELLRYLSRFTEFIPANYEVRSHVRGESFPFPINLTTLEQFFGQPLDAEAAEQLLAARRVPIANPANSEEFVLSRVGRELYEAFYLNYTLKQWGVHPRDLDPQVCGRVPVRLDRDARYVGHRFQMMPKGGFTALFARMLRHRKIRTLLNCDFTEVRDLIRPRCATVYCGPVDEYFGNRLGKLPYRSLRFEFVPHATEWRQPCVQINYPNDFDYTRSVEIKHVTGQRHSETVVSYETSASTGEPFYPVPRRESAALYARYRELAEAETARNGVYFCGRLAQYRYFNTDEVIQESLACFQTIRRRFAGAPASSSTTRAA, translated from the coding sequence GTGCTCGATGATGTGGACCTTCTGGTGTGCGGGGCGGGGCCGGTCGGGTGCGTGATCGCGGAGCGCGCGGCCACGGTGCTCGGCTGGAAGGTGCTCGTCGTGGATCGGCGCGCGCACATTGCGGGAAACTGCCACGATTCACCGGCGTCCAACGGGGTTCTCGTTCACAATTACGGCCCGCACTACTTCCGCACGAACGACGAAGAACTGCTCCGCTACCTATCCCGGTTCACGGAGTTCATCCCCGCGAATTACGAGGTGCGCTCACACGTTCGCGGGGAATCATTCCCGTTTCCGATCAACCTCACCACGCTGGAGCAGTTCTTCGGTCAGCCGCTCGATGCGGAAGCCGCGGAGCAACTCCTGGCCGCCCGGCGCGTGCCGATCGCGAACCCGGCGAACTCCGAAGAATTCGTACTGAGTCGCGTCGGTCGCGAGTTGTACGAAGCGTTCTACCTGAACTACACGCTGAAACAGTGGGGCGTTCACCCGCGCGACCTCGACCCGCAAGTGTGCGGGCGCGTCCCGGTGCGCCTGGACCGCGACGCCCGATACGTTGGGCACCGGTTCCAGATGATGCCAAAGGGTGGGTTCACCGCACTGTTCGCGCGCATGTTGCGGCACCGCAAAATCCGCACGCTGTTGAACTGTGATTTCACCGAAGTGCGTGACCTGATCCGCCCGCGGTGCGCGACCGTGTATTGCGGTCCCGTCGACGAATACTTCGGGAACCGGCTCGGCAAGTTGCCGTACCGCTCGCTCCGGTTCGAGTTCGTGCCGCACGCCACCGAATGGCGGCAGCCCTGTGTGCAGATCAACTACCCGAACGACTTCGATTACACGCGGTCGGTGGAAATTAAACACGTTACCGGTCAGCGGCATTCGGAAACGGTAGTGAGTTATGAAACGTCCGCGTCGACGGGCGAGCCGTTCTACCCCGTTCCGCGCCGCGAGAGTGCGGCCCTGTACGCCCGGTATCGCGAACTGGCGGAAGCGGAAACGGCGCGGAACGGCGTGTATTTCTGCGGGCGGCTCGCGCAGTACCGATACTTCAACACCGACGAGGTGATTCAGGAGTCTCTGGCGTGTTTCCAAACGATTCGCCGCCGGTTCGCGGGCGCGCCTGCCTCGTCGTCGACGACCCGAGCGGCCTGA
- a CDS encoding glycosyltransferase family 2 protein produces the protein MFPNDSPPVRGRACLVVDDPSGLITDAPALRDLLQNGWTVHVLACAGTEAGVATRLRAAGIGYTDLTAIEPPADFRVHELHGDGPAERSELARHAVEGLHREHNFDVIEFSARGGLGARAVQAKCAGLALTDVALAVRLDGSTQRDRESRQRWPSDFAAVEGDYLERFAFEGADIQCVPDDALAAFVRRNGWAIRPDAVTSAVGYSRSPAVANPNASALPLVTIAIAHHNLGRYFPDTLATLAAQTYPNIEVIAIDDGSTDVASVEVFESMRARYPAYRFLRQENAGIGATRNRCLELATGEFFVPVDADNLARPDMIARFVTGMQRNPGLSAMTCYFLAFDVDAPNLHPERYLYAHRPVGGPHALAGIRNVYGDANAIFRTAALKAVGGYETDRGTSCEDWEAFVKLVHAGHKIGVVPEHLFYYRHRPGGFSRSTNWFANHQRVLRQFANPGTLPPADALALWTALLGFHQQLEYMQNAQPPRRHKLADRAYSVLGKPLKWVRRIGRR, from the coding sequence GTGTTTCCAAACGATTCGCCGCCGGTTCGCGGGCGCGCCTGCCTCGTCGTCGACGACCCGAGCGGCCTGATTACCGACGCCCCGGCTCTGCGCGATTTGCTTCAAAACGGTTGGACTGTTCACGTCCTCGCGTGTGCGGGAACTGAAGCTGGTGTTGCAACGCGCCTGCGCGCGGCTGGTATCGGCTACACCGACCTCACCGCGATCGAGCCACCGGCTGATTTTCGTGTACACGAACTTCACGGCGACGGACCCGCGGAGCGCTCGGAGTTGGCGCGCCACGCGGTCGAAGGGCTGCATCGCGAACACAACTTCGATGTCATCGAGTTCAGCGCTCGCGGTGGATTGGGCGCGAGAGCGGTTCAGGCGAAGTGTGCGGGGCTGGCGCTCACGGACGTGGCGCTGGCCGTGCGGCTCGACGGGAGCACACAACGCGATCGCGAAAGTCGTCAGCGTTGGCCCTCGGACTTCGCTGCGGTGGAGGGCGATTATCTCGAACGATTCGCCTTCGAGGGTGCCGATATTCAGTGCGTGCCGGACGATGCACTGGCTGCGTTTGTGCGACGGAACGGGTGGGCCATTCGACCAGATGCCGTGACTTCTGCGGTTGGGTACAGCCGGTCGCCCGCGGTTGCTAATCCCAACGCGAGCGCCTTACCGCTCGTGACGATCGCGATCGCGCACCACAACCTCGGTCGCTACTTTCCGGACACGCTCGCCACGCTTGCGGCTCAAACGTACCCGAACATCGAAGTCATCGCCATCGACGACGGTTCGACGGACGTGGCTTCGGTCGAAGTGTTCGAGTCGATGCGGGCGCGGTACCCGGCGTACCGGTTCCTCCGCCAAGAGAATGCCGGCATCGGAGCAACTCGGAACCGGTGCCTCGAACTCGCCACCGGCGAATTCTTCGTACCCGTCGACGCAGACAATCTCGCGCGCCCAGACATGATCGCGCGGTTCGTCACCGGGATGCAGCGCAATCCGGGGCTGTCAGCGATGACGTGTTACTTCCTCGCGTTCGATGTCGACGCACCCAACCTGCACCCCGAACGTTACCTCTACGCGCACCGACCGGTGGGCGGGCCGCACGCTCTGGCCGGTATCCGCAACGTGTACGGCGACGCGAACGCGATCTTCCGTACCGCTGCGTTGAAGGCTGTGGGCGGGTACGAAACCGATCGCGGAACGTCGTGCGAGGACTGGGAAGCGTTCGTGAAACTGGTCCACGCGGGGCACAAGATCGGCGTTGTGCCGGAGCATCTGTTCTACTACCGGCACCGCCCGGGCGGGTTCTCGCGCAGCACGAACTGGTTCGCGAACCACCAGCGGGTGCTGCGTCAGTTCGCGAACCCGGGCACACTTCCTCCTGCCGATGCGCTCGCGCTGTGGACGGCGCTCCTTGGGTTTCACCAGCAGCTCGAGTACATGCAGAACGCACAGCCTCCGCGCCGCCATAAGCTCGCCGATCGCGCGTACTCGGTGCTGGGCAAACCGCTCAAATGGGTGCGCCGAATCGGACGGAGATGA